From the Kineosporia sp. NBRC 101731 genome, one window contains:
- a CDS encoding long-chain fatty acid--CoA ligase — protein MTLDNDQHDQALTGPGHGTLSVAAILAETARRTPDRTALIIGDHSIAYGPLWDQTRAYAGALADRGVGPGTRVAMLVPNVPDFARVYYAVLSLGAVVVPVHLLFKAEEIEHVLRDSGASLLVLAAPALGEGLPAAAAAGVAVVTVLAPDGTPVARLEDEARASTPIRNYASVNPLAPATILYTSGTTGRPKGAVSSHLALVEQVHVALIDSGDVQPDDVIFGGLPFFHTFGQSSVLNIGFRRGATVLLLPRFDPDEALALMVRHGATIFTAVPTMFLGVVQAAARSSQTPPLRYAVSGGAALPVPLLEAFEKAFGASVHEGYGLTETSPTVSFNYVGEPTRPGTVGRALWGVDVEVADPGLEGEITFMDAGQLGELVVRGHNLFKGYLGNPGATASVVVDGWFRTGDLGTKDEDGVITIVDRKKDMIVRNGYNVYPREVEDVIMRHPAVAQVAVFGVPDPVHGQEVHAAVVAAPGQSLSGDDVLTFTRERIAAYKYPRIVHVRQTLPTGASGKLLKRELVAEHAPAGSASGTTSPGSPRP, from the coding sequence ATGACCCTCGACAACGACCAGCACGACCAAGCCCTGACCGGCCCCGGCCACGGCACCCTCTCGGTGGCCGCCATCCTGGCCGAGACCGCCCGCCGCACCCCCGATCGCACCGCCCTGATCATCGGGGACCATTCCATCGCCTACGGACCGCTGTGGGACCAGACCCGCGCCTACGCCGGGGCCTTGGCCGATCGCGGGGTCGGGCCGGGCACCCGCGTGGCGATGCTGGTGCCCAACGTGCCGGACTTCGCCCGCGTCTACTACGCGGTGCTCTCCCTCGGCGCCGTCGTCGTGCCGGTGCACCTGCTGTTCAAGGCCGAGGAGATCGAGCACGTGCTGCGCGACAGCGGGGCGTCCCTGCTGGTCCTGGCCGCCCCGGCGCTCGGTGAGGGACTGCCGGCGGCCGCCGCGGCCGGGGTCGCGGTGGTGACGGTCCTGGCTCCCGACGGGACGCCCGTGGCCCGCCTGGAGGACGAGGCCCGCGCCAGCACCCCGATCCGCAACTACGCCTCGGTCAATCCCCTGGCGCCCGCGACGATTCTGTACACCAGTGGCACGACGGGACGCCCCAAGGGGGCGGTCTCCAGTCATCTGGCCCTGGTCGAGCAGGTGCACGTCGCGCTCATCGACAGCGGCGACGTCCAGCCCGACGACGTGATCTTCGGCGGTCTGCCGTTCTTCCACACCTTCGGCCAGTCCTCGGTGCTGAACATCGGATTCCGGCGGGGCGCCACCGTTCTCCTGCTGCCCCGGTTCGACCCGGACGAGGCTCTGGCCCTGATGGTGCGCCACGGCGCGACGATCTTCACCGCGGTGCCCACGATGTTCCTGGGGGTGGTGCAGGCAGCGGCCCGCAGCAGCCAGACGCCTCCCCTGCGGTACGCCGTGTCCGGTGGTGCCGCCTTGCCCGTTCCGCTGCTGGAGGCCTTCGAGAAGGCTTTCGGCGCTTCGGTTCACGAGGGTTACGGGCTCACCGAGACCTCGCCGACGGTGTCGTTCAACTACGTCGGTGAACCGACCCGGCCCGGAACGGTCGGGCGGGCTCTGTGGGGCGTCGACGTCGAGGTCGCCGACCCGGGGCTCGAGGGGGAGATCACGTTTATGGACGCCGGTCAGCTCGGTGAGCTGGTGGTCCGGGGTCACAACCTGTTCAAGGGCTACCTGGGCAATCCCGGGGCGACCGCCTCGGTGGTCGTGGACGGCTGGTTCCGCACCGGCGACCTGGGCACCAAGGACGAGGACGGCGTGATCACCATCGTCGACCGCAAGAAGGACATGATCGTGCGCAACGGGTACAACGTGTACCCGCGCGAGGTCGAGGACGTGATCATGCGGCACCCGGCAGTCGCCCAGGTCGCGGTGTTCGGGGTGCCCGACCCGGTGCACGGGCAGGAGGTCCACGCGGCGGTGGTGGCCGCCCCCGGGCAGTCGCTGTCCGGGGACGACGTCCTGACCTTCACCCGGGAGCGGATCGCCGCCTACAAGTACCCCCGGATCGTGCACGTGCGTCAGACGCTGCCGACCGGTGCGAGTGGCAAGCTGCTCAAGCGTGAGCTGGTCGCCGAGCACGCACCGGCCGGGAGCGCCTCCGGTACTACTTCCCCGGGATCCCCTCGCCCGTGA
- a CDS encoding acyl-CoA dehydrogenase family protein: MDFAPDPSTRDLTDRARAFIADQVRPAEPELEKQLAADPGRWGRPPVIHDLQVRAREAGLWNLFLPGEHGAGLSQLQYAPIAELTGYSPQLAPVAMNCAAPDTGNMELLAEFGTPAQQERWLNPLLEAQIRSSFCMTEPGVASSDATQIGTRIRRDGDDWVITGRKWWSTGAMSPDARLLIVMGVTDPDAARHRQQSMILVPRETEGVHIVRPLTVFGYDDREHGGHAEIAFDEVRVPADAILGGPGEGFAIAQARLGPGRIHHCMRSLGTAERALDLARERATDRSAFGRTLSEQGVVREWVAGARIQIEALRLLVLKTAWLMDTVGNKAAMTEIQAIKIAVPRAVQEILDRVIQIFGAAGVSQDTPLAGLWAGIRTLRLADGPDEVHLSSLGRAEFRRPSTL; encoded by the coding sequence GTGGATTTCGCACCCGACCCCAGCACCCGGGACCTGACCGACCGGGCCCGGGCCTTCATCGCCGATCAGGTCCGCCCCGCCGAGCCGGAACTGGAGAAACAGCTCGCCGCCGACCCCGGCCGGTGGGGGCGGCCCCCGGTGATCCACGACCTGCAGGTCCGGGCCCGCGAGGCCGGGCTGTGGAACCTGTTCCTGCCCGGCGAGCACGGTGCCGGGCTCAGCCAGCTGCAGTACGCGCCGATCGCCGAACTGACCGGGTACTCTCCCCAGCTGGCCCCGGTGGCGATGAACTGTGCCGCCCCCGACACCGGCAACATGGAGCTCCTGGCCGAGTTCGGTACCCCGGCCCAGCAGGAACGATGGCTGAACCCGTTGCTGGAGGCGCAGATCCGCTCGTCCTTCTGCATGACCGAACCCGGGGTGGCCTCCTCCGACGCCACCCAGATCGGCACCCGGATCCGCCGCGACGGCGACGACTGGGTCATCACCGGCCGCAAGTGGTGGTCGACCGGAGCGATGAGCCCCGACGCCCGCCTGCTGATCGTCATGGGCGTCACCGACCCGGACGCAGCGCGCCATCGCCAGCAGAGCATGATCCTGGTGCCCCGGGAGACCGAAGGCGTGCACATCGTCCGTCCGCTCACTGTTTTCGGCTACGACGACCGCGAACACGGCGGCCACGCCGAGATCGCCTTCGACGAGGTCCGGGTGCCCGCGGACGCGATCCTGGGTGGGCCCGGCGAGGGTTTCGCGATCGCCCAGGCCCGGCTCGGCCCCGGCCGCATCCACCACTGCATGCGCTCGCTCGGGACCGCCGAGCGCGCCCTCGACCTGGCCCGGGAACGGGCCACGGATCGCTCGGCGTTCGGCCGGACCCTGTCCGAACAGGGTGTGGTGCGCGAATGGGTGGCCGGGGCCCGGATCCAGATCGAGGCGCTGCGCCTGCTGGTGCTCAAGACCGCCTGGCTGATGGACACCGTCGGCAACAAGGCCGCGATGACCGAGATCCAGGCCATCAAGATCGCTGTCCCCCGCGCCGTGCAGGAGATCCTCGACCGGGTGATCCAGATCTTCGGTGCGGCCGGCGTCTCGCAGGACACGCCGCTGGCCGGTCTGTGGGCCGGCATCCGCACGCTGCGCCTGGCCGACGGGCCCGACGAGGTGCACCTGTCCTCCCTCGGCCGGGCCGAGTTCCGCCGCCCTTCAACCCTTTAG
- a CDS encoding TetR/AcrR family transcriptional regulator — protein MRQTSVADDVMRAALELFAGQGYANTSVQQVVEAAGVTKGALYHYFQSKDDLLFAIYERILSVQTEHLHAIVEKKLGVGQTLREVCVDVVETSVDFLLEGTVFFRSQHMLSAPRQQEVTRRRRAYHDVFTGLLAQGQTEGLYRKDIPVTVMAAHFFSDLHYLSSWYSPAGPEDKTTLAHQLTDMFLVSICASNQTAET, from the coding sequence ATGAGGCAGACGAGTGTTGCGGACGACGTGATGAGGGCGGCCCTGGAGCTGTTCGCCGGCCAGGGGTATGCCAACACGTCGGTGCAACAGGTGGTCGAGGCCGCCGGTGTCACCAAAGGCGCGCTCTACCACTACTTCCAGTCCAAGGACGACCTGCTCTTCGCGATCTACGAGCGGATCCTGTCGGTGCAGACCGAGCACCTGCACGCCATCGTGGAGAAGAAGCTGGGGGTCGGCCAGACCCTGCGCGAGGTCTGTGTGGACGTGGTCGAGACCTCGGTCGACTTCCTGCTGGAGGGCACGGTCTTCTTCCGCAGCCAGCACATGCTCTCGGCCCCCCGCCAGCAGGAGGTCACCCGCCGGCGCCGGGCCTATCACGACGTCTTCACCGGCCTTCTGGCGCAGGGACAGACAGAAGGCCTGTACCGCAAGGACATTCCTGTCACCGTGATGGCAGCCCACTTCTTCTCCGACCTGCACTACCTCTCCTCCTGGTACTCCCCGGCCGGCCCGGAGGACAAGACCACCCTGGCCCACCAGCTCACCGACATGTTCCTCGTGTCGATCTGCGCGTCGAACCAGACCGCCGAAACCTGA
- a CDS encoding ABC transporter ATP-binding protein — translation MTAALEIRSLTVGYGAEPVLRELSLQVPDGQVVTLLGANGAGKTTLLRAVSGLLPTTGAVLLRGQDISDVPPEQRVRRGLAHVPEGRGVIAELTVEENLRLGGLWRHGRTALRERTDAEYQRFEPLARRRKALGHQLSGGERQMLALARALVAAPDVLLLDEPSLGLAPQVVHSIMQTLRDLCDSTGLTVLLAEQNAAGALSIADRGVVLHLGEVRSDGPAEQIAQDEALRHAYLGY, via the coding sequence ATGACCGCAGCCCTCGAGATCCGCAGCCTCACCGTCGGTTACGGGGCCGAACCGGTGCTGCGCGAGCTCAGTCTCCAGGTGCCCGACGGCCAGGTGGTCACCCTGCTCGGCGCCAACGGGGCGGGCAAGACGACCTTGCTGCGCGCGGTCTCCGGCCTTCTGCCCACCACCGGAGCGGTGCTCCTGCGCGGGCAGGACATCAGCGACGTGCCGCCCGAACAACGTGTGCGGCGCGGCCTGGCCCACGTGCCCGAGGGACGCGGCGTCATCGCCGAACTCACCGTCGAGGAGAACCTGCGCCTGGGCGGCCTGTGGCGCCACGGACGCACCGCCCTGCGCGAGCGCACCGACGCCGAGTACCAGCGGTTCGAGCCCCTGGCCCGCCGACGTAAAGCCCTGGGACATCAACTCTCCGGCGGTGAACGGCAGATGCTGGCCCTGGCCCGCGCCCTGGTTGCCGCCCCCGACGTGCTGCTGCTCGACGAACCCTCGCTCGGCCTCGCCCCGCAGGTCGTGCACTCGATCATGCAGACACTGCGCGACCTGTGCGACAGCACCGGCCTGACCGTCCTGCTGGCCGAACAGAACGCTGCCGGTGCCCTGTCCATCGCCGACCGTGGCGTCGTCCTGCATCTGGGGGAGGTCCGCTCCGACGGGCCGGCTGAGCAGATCGCCCAGGACGAGGCCCTCAGACACGCCTATCTCGGATATTGA
- a CDS encoding phosphotransferase family protein, whose product MTDDPHSPTPGLDVPVFESWLQRTHPGLAGPGPLSATLMAGGRSNVTYGIDGAARPLVLRRPPLGHVQATAHDMAREHRVISALAGTGVPVPATLALQRTPDASTGLDSPFYLMTRMPGQALARRHQNTAYTPTALRDISFELIRLLAELHRLDPDRIGLGDFGRADGYLVRQLHRWGLQYDGSRSRELPQLDRLQERLRDNVPTTRRNGLVHGDFRLDNALVDGTSISAILDWELSSLGDTAVDVGLLGLYWEIHSISPGTAVSAVDPAAGYPSFPELLDTYCEVLGTRVEHLSWYRAFAAYKLAVILEGVYFRYQAGGTVGTGFETVGDLAVPLAVHGLNQLSRAEENPWISHPTPAPGT is encoded by the coding sequence ATGACGGACGACCCGCACTCGCCCACCCCCGGTCTGGACGTACCGGTCTTCGAGAGCTGGCTTCAGCGAACGCATCCCGGTCTGGCCGGGCCCGGGCCGCTGTCGGCCACCCTGATGGCCGGCGGGCGCTCCAACGTCACCTACGGCATCGACGGCGCGGCCCGACCCCTGGTGCTGCGCCGCCCACCGCTGGGCCACGTCCAGGCCACCGCCCACGACATGGCCCGCGAACATCGGGTGATCAGCGCCCTGGCCGGCACCGGCGTCCCCGTGCCCGCCACCCTGGCCCTGCAACGCACGCCCGACGCGTCCACCGGCCTGGACTCGCCCTTCTACCTGATGACCCGCATGCCCGGCCAGGCTCTGGCCCGCCGCCACCAGAACACCGCCTACACCCCGACCGCGCTGCGCGACATCAGTTTCGAGCTGATCCGGCTGCTGGCCGAACTGCACCGCCTCGACCCCGACCGCATTGGCCTGGGCGACTTCGGCCGCGCCGACGGCTACCTCGTCCGCCAGCTGCACCGCTGGGGACTGCAGTACGACGGGTCGCGCTCGCGCGAGCTGCCTCAGCTCGACCGGCTCCAGGAACGGCTGCGCGACAACGTGCCCACGACACGACGCAATGGCCTCGTGCACGGCGACTTCCGGCTCGACAACGCCCTGGTGGACGGCACCTCGATCAGCGCGATCCTCGACTGGGAGCTGTCTTCCCTCGGTGACACCGCGGTCGACGTCGGGCTGCTCGGGCTCTACTGGGAGATCCATTCCATCAGCCCGGGCACGGCCGTGAGCGCCGTCGACCCGGCGGCCGGCTACCCCTCGTTCCCGGAACTGCTCGACACCTACTGCGAGGTGCTCGGGACGCGGGTGGAACACCTGTCCTGGTACCGCGCCTTCGCCGCCTACAAGCTGGCCGTGATCCTCGAGGGCGTGTACTTCCGCTACCAGGCCGGGGGCACGGTGGGCACCGGGTTCGAAACGGTCGGTGACCTCGCTGTTCCCCTGGCCGTGCACGGGCTGAACCAACTGTCGAGAGCCGAGGAGAATCCGTGGATTTCGCACCCGACCCCAGCACCCGGGACCTGA
- a CDS encoding branched-chain amino acid ABC transporter permease: MDRFVFLLTTGIADGVVFALFALSLVLIWRSTRIINFAAAAMAVAACYLALAVTDLTGSYWAGLIVAVLVGGTLGWAVERGIMRAARDPLSGVILAIGTVMVLQALTGILAGPQSRPTPVPFGDRPVIVGGVATLSPYDLFVIAVAVTLTAGLHTLFARTSLGLQMRAAAFAPEMSRLLGVPVARMRTIGWILAAAVGALAVLLAVPGELGLDPHAGDSLFVSAFAVAVIGGLDSAQGAVIGGLLVGVLISLVTGYLGAAVAPLGVLALLALVLLVRPAGLFAGVEARRV; encoded by the coding sequence ATGGATCGTTTCGTCTTTCTTCTCACCACCGGAATCGCGGACGGCGTCGTGTTCGCCCTCTTCGCCCTCTCCCTGGTCCTGATCTGGCGCTCCACCCGGATCATCAACTTCGCCGCCGCGGCCATGGCCGTGGCCGCCTGCTATCTCGCCCTCGCGGTGACCGACCTGACCGGCAGCTACTGGGCCGGCCTGATCGTCGCGGTCCTGGTCGGCGGTACCCTCGGCTGGGCCGTGGAGCGAGGGATCATGCGCGCCGCCCGCGACCCGCTCTCCGGGGTGATCCTGGCGATCGGCACCGTCATGGTGCTCCAGGCCCTCACCGGCATCCTCGCCGGACCCCAGTCCCGGCCCACCCCGGTGCCGTTCGGCGACCGCCCGGTGATCGTCGGCGGGGTGGCGACCCTGTCCCCGTACGACCTGTTCGTGATCGCCGTCGCGGTCACCCTCACCGCCGGGCTGCATACCTTGTTCGCCCGCACCTCGCTGGGCCTGCAGATGCGCGCGGCCGCCTTCGCCCCCGAGATGTCCCGCCTGCTCGGTGTTCCCGTCGCCCGGATGCGCACGATCGGCTGGATCCTGGCCGCCGCCGTCGGGGCGCTGGCGGTGCTGCTGGCCGTGCCGGGCGAACTGGGCCTGGATCCGCACGCCGGGGACTCGCTGTTCGTCAGCGCTTTCGCGGTCGCGGTGATCGGTGGTCTGGACTCCGCCCAGGGCGCGGTGATCGGCGGCCTGCTGGTGGGCGTCCTCATCAGCCTGGTGACCGGCTACCTCGGTGCGGCGGTGGCCCCGCTGGGCGTGCTGGCCCTGCTGGCCCTGGTGCTGCTGGTGCGCCCGGCCGGTCTGTTCGCCGGGGTGGAGGCGAGGCGCGTATGA
- a CDS encoding glucose 1-dehydrogenase — protein MSPGGQELAGRVALVSGGARGLGAAYVRALHGRGASVVIGDVLDEQGRALAHDLGERAHFAHLDVTSESDWAEIAKVAAGLGGVQVLVNNAGIANAGRIEKYDPAQWHAVIAVNLTGVYLGVRAVVGMMKDAGGGSIINISSVQGMRGGASLHGYTASKWGVRGLTKSLAVELGQDGIRVNSVHPGFVETDMTQRLDAHRQVIPLGRIAQPEDLVGAVLFLAGDSSAYVTGTELVVDGGMIAGVPYR, from the coding sequence ATGAGCCCGGGCGGGCAGGAGCTGGCCGGGCGGGTGGCGCTGGTCAGTGGGGGAGCGCGGGGCCTGGGCGCCGCCTACGTGCGTGCCCTGCACGGGCGGGGCGCGAGCGTCGTGATCGGCGACGTGCTGGACGAGCAGGGCCGCGCCCTGGCGCACGATCTCGGCGAACGGGCGCACTTCGCGCACCTGGATGTGACGAGCGAGTCGGACTGGGCTGAGATCGCCAAGGTGGCAGCGGGTCTCGGCGGGGTCCAGGTGCTGGTGAACAACGCGGGCATCGCCAACGCCGGGCGGATCGAGAAGTACGACCCGGCCCAGTGGCACGCGGTGATCGCCGTCAACCTGACCGGTGTCTACCTGGGCGTGCGGGCTGTGGTCGGGATGATGAAAGACGCCGGTGGCGGCTCGATCATCAACATCTCCTCGGTGCAGGGCATGCGGGGAGGGGCGTCGCTGCACGGGTACACCGCCTCCAAGTGGGGCGTGCGCGGGCTGACCAAGTCGCTCGCGGTCGAGCTGGGCCAGGACGGGATCCGGGTGAACTCGGTGCACCCGGGTTTCGTCGAGACCGACATGACGCAGCGTCTGGACGCCCATCGGCAGGTCATCCCGCTGGGGCGCATCGCCCAGCCGGAGGATCTGGTCGGCGCGGTGCTGTTCCTGGCGGGGGACTCCTCGGCCTATGTCACGGGTACGGAACTGGTGGTCGACGGGGGGATGATCGCCGGGGTTCCGTACAGATAG
- a CDS encoding ABC transporter ATP-binding protein — protein MATHGAATERPVPRLRVRGLGVRFGGLDALVDVGLEVGDGEVVGLIGPNGAGKTTLFNAVCALVRPGTGTIETSGVPAPGRPDRLAAAGIARTLQGLGVLPGLSVLENVLVSVLDRPDRGGRARVALERVGLSDRAGEPVGALPYPEQKRVALARALATGPSLLLLDEPAGGLGPADVLDLTATIREVAAGGCAVLLVEHHVDFVMGVCDRVVVLDFGRVIATGRPDEVRRDPAVEEAYLGLAVER, from the coding sequence ATGGCCACACATGGTGCGGCGACGGAAAGACCCGTTCCCCGGTTGCGCGTGCGGGGTCTCGGAGTGCGGTTCGGCGGCCTGGACGCCCTGGTCGACGTGGGCCTGGAGGTCGGCGACGGTGAGGTCGTCGGCCTCATCGGCCCCAACGGGGCCGGCAAGACCACCCTGTTCAACGCCGTGTGCGCCCTGGTCCGGCCGGGCACCGGCACGATCGAGACGTCCGGGGTACCGGCCCCCGGGCGCCCCGACCGTCTGGCCGCCGCGGGCATCGCCCGCACCCTGCAGGGCCTGGGCGTCCTGCCCGGGCTCAGCGTGCTGGAGAACGTCCTGGTCTCGGTGCTGGACCGGCCCGACCGGGGCGGCCGAGCCCGGGTCGCCCTGGAACGCGTCGGCCTGAGCGACCGGGCCGGCGAACCGGTCGGTGCCCTGCCCTATCCGGAACAGAAACGCGTGGCCCTGGCCCGCGCCCTGGCCACCGGCCCGAGCCTGCTCCTGCTGGACGAGCCGGCCGGCGGCCTGGGCCCGGCCGACGTGCTCGACCTGACCGCCACGATCCGCGAGGTGGCGGCCGGCGGGTGCGCGGTGCTGCTGGTCGAGCACCACGTCGACTTCGTGATGGGCGTGTGCGACCGGGTCGTCGTGCTGGACTTCGGCCGGGTGATCGCCACCGGCCGCCCCGACGAGGTGCGCCGCGACCCGGCGGTCGAGGAGGCCTACCTGGGCCTGGCGGTGGAACGATGA
- a CDS encoding ABC transporter substrate-binding protein, which yields MSRSRPAIRRPATVFIAAALIGATALSACSTPEKSGSSGEAKDVPGITKTSVKIGTHTPLTGPASAGYAPISKAAAAYFAYLNAKGGVNGRKIDYVVKDDGYNPATTSTVVRELVQQDKVFAIVNGLGTPTHAAVVDYLNQQKVPDLFVASGASLWNQPEKSPQTFGFNLDYVREGKILAHYLQEKNPDAKFCVLRQDDDFGKDLTTGITQVLGKVTAEQKYAVSNESLTAQIGALQQAGCTVNLLGTVTPFTALALGTAAKMGYRAQWAASSSGGDYPSLVGYLGEDVGPKLLEGLVAANYLPFNADDDWVKLFQQINTEYNADAPFTGNTIYGMSMAYTFAEALSQAGENPTREGIIEALQSGSVKSNGITPAAFSATNHEPFGGAGITVVSKGVQAYLDGQVFTTDAQAGPVEAYTGPAVALTGEGIPGK from the coding sequence ATGTCGCGTTCACGGCCCGCAATTCGTCGTCCGGCCACGGTGTTCATCGCCGCGGCCCTGATCGGTGCCACTGCCCTGTCCGCCTGCAGCACGCCGGAGAAGTCCGGGTCGTCGGGGGAGGCGAAGGACGTCCCGGGCATCACCAAGACCTCCGTCAAGATCGGCACCCACACCCCGCTCACCGGCCCGGCCTCGGCCGGGTACGCGCCGATCTCGAAGGCCGCCGCGGCCTACTTCGCCTACCTGAACGCCAAGGGAGGGGTGAACGGCCGCAAGATCGACTACGTGGTCAAGGACGACGGGTACAACCCGGCCACGACCTCTACGGTGGTGCGCGAACTGGTCCAGCAGGACAAGGTCTTCGCGATCGTCAACGGCCTGGGCACCCCGACCCACGCGGCCGTGGTGGACTACCTGAACCAGCAGAAGGTGCCCGACCTCTTCGTCGCCTCGGGTGCCAGTCTCTGGAACCAGCCCGAGAAGTCGCCCCAGACCTTCGGGTTCAACCTGGATTACGTGCGGGAGGGCAAGATCCTCGCGCACTACCTGCAGGAGAAGAACCCGGACGCCAAATTCTGCGTGCTACGCCAGGACGACGACTTCGGCAAGGACCTGACCACGGGCATCACACAGGTGCTGGGTAAGGTCACGGCCGAGCAGAAGTACGCGGTGTCGAACGAGTCGCTGACCGCCCAGATCGGTGCGCTCCAGCAGGCCGGCTGCACCGTGAACCTGCTGGGCACGGTAACTCCCTTCACTGCGCTGGCGCTGGGGACCGCGGCCAAGATGGGCTACCGCGCGCAGTGGGCGGCCTCCTCCTCCGGTGGTGACTACCCCTCGCTGGTGGGATATCTGGGGGAGGACGTCGGCCCGAAGCTGCTGGAGGGCCTGGTCGCGGCGAACTATCTGCCGTTCAACGCCGACGACGACTGGGTCAAGCTGTTCCAGCAGATCAACACCGAGTACAACGCCGACGCGCCGTTCACCGGCAACACGATCTACGGCATGTCGATGGCCTACACCTTCGCCGAGGCTCTCAGCCAGGCGGGCGAGAACCCCACCCGTGAGGGCATCATCGAGGCCCTGCAGTCGGGCTCGGTGAAGTCGAACGGGATCACCCCGGCGGCGTTCTCCGCCACCAACCACGAGCCGTTCGGCGGGGCCGGGATCACCGTGGTGAGCAAGGGCGTTCAGGCCTACCTGGACGGGCAGGTGTTCACGACCGACGCGCAGGCCGGCCCGGTCGAGGCGTACACCGGGCCGGCCGTGGCTCTCACGGGCGAGGGGATCCCGGGGAAGTAG
- a CDS encoding branched-chain amino acid ABC transporter permease, which yields MNQNPRRIVLLTMVGLIAAIAGTFLLDPYRNYLLALVAAHLCAIAGLSLLIGRTGQLSLGHAALMAAGGYGYVAGVKVGDGVVPGGLQPVLGLVVAVVTASVIGLVLGLAGARLHGPYLAGLTLAVVLALPALTAQIPALGGDQGLMVPFRSVPQALSSLIALEQWQAWIALTVVAVVLGVLATVDAGAPGIRMRAVRDDEVAAALAGIRPGRIKVQAFVLSAAAAGAGGGVLCFVDSGVRPGGYGVTLSLLLVVGVVVGGTGRLAGAAIGAALVVLLPWLIGLGTSAVDLPAEAAQRLDGNLAVLVFGLLLIGLTVLAPTGALGLLTRAGASRKRSAPSISPLSKD from the coding sequence ATGAACCAGAACCCTCGCCGCATCGTCCTTCTCACCATGGTCGGCCTGATCGCGGCGATTGCCGGAACGTTCCTGCTCGACCCGTACCGCAACTACCTGCTGGCCCTGGTGGCCGCCCACCTGTGTGCCATCGCCGGGCTGAGCCTGCTGATCGGTCGCACCGGGCAGCTCTCGCTGGGGCACGCGGCGCTGATGGCCGCCGGGGGCTACGGGTACGTGGCCGGGGTGAAGGTGGGTGACGGTGTCGTACCGGGCGGCCTGCAGCCGGTTCTGGGCCTGGTCGTGGCGGTGGTCACCGCCTCGGTCATCGGTCTGGTGCTGGGGCTGGCGGGGGCCCGCCTGCACGGCCCGTACCTGGCCGGGCTCACCCTGGCCGTGGTGCTGGCCCTGCCCGCGCTGACCGCCCAGATCCCGGCGCTGGGCGGAGACCAAGGGCTGATGGTGCCCTTCCGCTCGGTGCCGCAGGCCCTGTCGTCCCTGATCGCCCTGGAACAGTGGCAGGCCTGGATAGCGCTCACCGTGGTCGCCGTCGTCCTGGGAGTGCTGGCCACGGTGGACGCGGGTGCGCCCGGGATCCGGATGCGGGCGGTCCGGGACGACGAGGTGGCCGCCGCCCTGGCCGGTATCCGCCCCGGGCGCATCAAGGTCCAGGCGTTCGTGTTGTCCGCCGCCGCGGCCGGAGCCGGCGGTGGGGTGCTGTGTTTCGTCGACTCCGGGGTCCGGCCCGGCGGGTACGGCGTGACGCTGTCCCTGCTGCTGGTGGTCGGGGTGGTCGTCGGCGGCACCGGCCGGCTGGCCGGGGCGGCGATCGGCGCCGCGCTCGTGGTGCTGCTGCCCTGGCTGATCGGGCTGGGCACGTCCGCGGTCGACCTGCCGGCCGAGGCGGCCCAGCGCCTGGACGGCAATCTCGCCGTGCTGGTGTTCGGTCTGCTCCTGATCGGTCTCACCGTTCTGGCCCCCACCGGTGCCCTCGGGCTCCTGACCCGGGCCGGGGCGTCCCGCAAGAGATCCGCACCATCCATCTCGCCCCTGTCGAAGGACTGA